In Methylococcus geothermalis, one genomic interval encodes:
- a CDS encoding AAA family ATPase: MNQDNPLADSLERAKRFEAGLGQVVLGQERPIRLLTLAVFARGHALLEGGVGVGKTTLLRAVARGIGGDVERIEGTIDLMPNDLVYYTYLDEHGRPGVAPGPLLKHGEQLSIFFFNEINRARPQVHSLLLRVMAERSVSAFNREFRFPYLQVFADRNRVEKEETFELPAAARDRFMLEIAIEPPTDAAHMDPILFDPRFYDPDRLVESAPAETLSFRELNGIAEALQGGIHVSARLRGYVQDLWRATWRPEDFGIALHEADSGDMIEAGASPRGMSYLVRLARVQAWLSGRDRVEPEDVQYVFAPAVGHRIFLRPVYEYRRAELIPELVGKLIRQIAAP; the protein is encoded by the coding sequence ATGAATCAAGACAACCCACTTGCCGACAGCCTGGAACGCGCCAAACGCTTCGAAGCAGGCCTGGGGCAAGTCGTGCTCGGGCAGGAGCGCCCGATCCGGCTGCTGACCCTGGCGGTGTTCGCCCGTGGCCATGCGCTGCTCGAAGGCGGCGTCGGCGTCGGCAAGACGACCCTGCTCCGCGCGGTGGCGCGCGGTATCGGCGGCGATGTCGAACGGATCGAAGGCACGATCGATCTGATGCCGAACGATCTGGTTTATTACACCTATCTGGACGAGCACGGCCGGCCGGGCGTCGCGCCGGGGCCTTTGCTCAAGCACGGCGAGCAGCTCTCCATCTTTTTCTTCAATGAGATCAACCGCGCCCGGCCCCAGGTGCATTCCCTGTTGCTGCGAGTGATGGCCGAGCGCAGCGTCTCGGCGTTCAACCGCGAGTTCCGGTTTCCGTACCTGCAGGTATTCGCCGACCGCAACCGGGTGGAAAAGGAGGAGACCTTCGAGCTGCCTGCGGCCGCGCGCGACCGCTTCATGCTCGAAATCGCCATCGAGCCGCCGACCGATGCGGCGCATATGGACCCAATCCTGTTCGACCCGCGCTTCTACGATCCCGACCGGCTGGTCGAGTCCGCGCCCGCGGAGACGCTCTCGTTCCGCGAACTCAACGGCATCGCCGAAGCCCTGCAAGGCGGCATCCACGTCAGCGCCCGTCTCAGGGGCTACGTGCAGGATCTGTGGCGCGCGACCTGGCGGCCGGAGGACTTCGGTATCGCTCTGCACGAGGCGGATTCCGGCGACATGATCGAGGCCGGGGCCAGCCCCCGCGGCATGAGCTATCTGGTCCGCCTGGCGCGGGTGCAGGCCTGGCTCAGCGGCCGGGACCGGGTCGAGCCGGAGGACGTGCAATACGTGTTCGCCCCGGCGGTCGGCCACCGCATCTTCCTCAGGCCGGTCTACGAATACCGCCGCGCCGAGCTGATTCCGGAGCTGGTCGGCAAGCTGATCCGGCAGATCGCGGCGCCATGA
- a CDS encoding DUF58 domain-containing protein — MKRKEFHYRLAWRTDSVQPGAHPSRQGGGVHAFQRLVPFQAHPDPRRLHLRASLGDPAGHFWVRLHEQRGRIAVYALADLSASMGYRGRVSKTAVLADFTEGLALSSNRTGDVMGFVGLSDRSAPDFLLPPTRQVGAALKLAERLRGFRPRGGSARGMVHAVRYLPSRRGLVFLLSDFHFPLGFLKQLMASLAHHDVVPVVLWDPEEFAPEASGLARLQDMENGMERLMWLRPALRARLSQTFQERRDRLVAMLRGFGREPLFLSGGFDPDAVTRHFHAG, encoded by the coding sequence ATGAAGCGCAAGGAATTCCATTACCGGCTGGCCTGGCGCACCGACAGCGTCCAGCCGGGGGCCCATCCCAGCCGGCAAGGCGGCGGCGTGCATGCCTTTCAGCGGCTGGTGCCGTTTCAGGCCCATCCCGATCCCCGCCGGCTGCATCTGCGGGCCAGCCTCGGCGACCCCGCCGGTCATTTCTGGGTACGCCTGCACGAGCAGCGCGGGCGCATCGCGGTTTACGCCTTGGCGGACCTGTCCGCCTCCATGGGCTACCGGGGGCGCGTATCGAAAACGGCCGTGCTGGCGGATTTCACCGAGGGGCTGGCGCTGTCGTCGAACCGGACGGGGGATGTCATGGGTTTCGTCGGACTGTCCGACCGCAGTGCTCCGGATTTCCTGCTGCCGCCGACACGGCAAGTGGGGGCTGCGTTGAAGCTGGCCGAGCGTCTGCGCGGTTTCAGGCCCAGGGGGGGCAGCGCGCGCGGAATGGTGCACGCGGTCCGCTATCTGCCGTCGCGGCGCGGATTGGTGTTCCTGCTGTCGGACTTCCACTTCCCCTTGGGCTTCCTCAAGCAGCTCATGGCGTCGCTGGCGCATCACGACGTCGTGCCGGTGGTGCTTTGGGACCCGGAGGAGTTCGCGCCGGAAGCGTCCGGCCTGGCCCGGCTGCAGGACATGGAGAACGGCATGGAGCGGCTGATGTGGCTGCGCCCGGCCTTGCGCGCCCGTTTGTCGCAGACCTTCCAGGAACGCCGCGATCGCCTGGTGGCGATGCTGAGAGGCTTCGGCAGGGAACCGCTGTTTCTGTCCGGCGGCTTCGATCCCGACGCGGTCACCCGCCATTTCCATGCAGGCTGA
- a CDS encoding nonribosomal peptide synthetase MxaA, producing MLSVFRHSISLLLGLGCCLAAAAELPAGVKAFSFDTPRAFGYVIGDLIRHEVRVETDAGQGIEAASLPKEGWINRWLMLRRVEVRGEGKRRILTLEYQTFYAPLEVKNLTIPGFELRLAGSGQRLAVPDWTFTTAPIREPSVLRAEGLPPVRPDAVPAPLPVSGPAAASAGFGLAALGALVWWAYLSAWLPFGMRGRYFAEACRELRGLRGQGDGQEALRIGFSCLHQAFNRTLGEPLFIEGLDEFFRAHPAYDPLRNEIRDFFQTSYEVFFGEGAPVPRFGLMRVEALARSCQLAERRRP from the coding sequence ATGTTGTCGGTATTCCGTCATTCGATATCTCTCCTCCTGGGGCTGGGGTGTTGCCTGGCGGCCGCGGCCGAGTTGCCGGCCGGTGTGAAGGCATTCTCGTTCGACACGCCCCGCGCCTTCGGCTATGTCATCGGCGATCTCATCCGCCACGAAGTGCGGGTCGAAACCGATGCGGGCCAGGGGATAGAGGCTGCGTCCCTGCCCAAGGAAGGCTGGATCAACCGCTGGCTGATGCTGCGGCGGGTCGAGGTCCGCGGCGAGGGCAAGCGCCGGATTCTGACCCTGGAATACCAGACCTTCTATGCGCCGCTGGAAGTGAAGAACCTCACGATTCCCGGCTTCGAGCTGCGATTGGCCGGCTCGGGTCAACGGCTGGCGGTCCCCGACTGGACTTTCACCACCGCGCCGATCCGGGAGCCGTCGGTGCTGCGCGCCGAGGGCCTGCCGCCGGTGCGGCCGGATGCCGTGCCGGCGCCGTTGCCGGTTTCAGGTCCTGCCGCCGCAAGCGCCGGCTTCGGGCTCGCGGCTCTGGGCGCGCTGGTCTGGTGGGCCTATCTGAGCGCCTGGCTGCCGTTCGGCATGCGCGGCCGCTATTTCGCCGAGGCCTGCCGGGAACTGCGGGGTCTGCGCGGACAGGGAGACGGCCAGGAAGCCTTGCGGATAGGATTTTCCTGTCTGCACCAAGCATTCAACCGGACCTTGGGCGAGCCGCTGTTCATCGAAGGGCTGGACGAGTTTTTCCGTGCCCATCCGGCCTACGATCCCTTGCGCAACGAAATCCGGGATTTCTTCCAGACCTCGTACGAAGTCTTTTTCGGGGAAGGCGCACCGGTGCCTCGGTTCGGTCTGATGCGCGTGGAGGCGTTGGCTCGTTCCTGCCAGCTTGCCGAAAGGAGGCGGCCATGA
- a CDS encoding vWA domain-containing protein: MTDWALDAPQWLWGLPLTLLPLWRLPLRPEPWPWLALLPVDAASRAVDLSLRLAGAGAILALLLGSAGLHRREYTVERTGYGAHMVLLLDRSRSMDDSFAGRTSGGGEESKSAAAERLLSGFVSGGRNDRVGVAAFSTSPLFVLPLTDNRQAVLAAVHAMKLPGLAQTHVSKGLAMALSYFGDEPPAGSRIILLVSDGAAEVDPDSELKLRRWFKEKGVRLYWIFLRTAGSHGIFEAPDNPEDDNAQARPERYLHLFFTSLGIPYRAYEAEDADALKRAIADIDREEQRPLRYAERVPRRDLQAYCYLAAALALAWLVAAKGMEVAR, from the coding sequence ATGACCGATTGGGCGCTGGACGCGCCGCAATGGTTGTGGGGCCTGCCGCTGACGCTGCTGCCGCTCTGGCGGTTGCCGTTGCGGCCCGAGCCCTGGCCCTGGCTGGCGCTGCTGCCCGTCGATGCCGCATCGCGCGCCGTCGACCTGAGCCTGCGCCTGGCCGGGGCCGGAGCCATCCTCGCGCTGCTGCTGGGTAGCGCCGGCCTGCATCGGCGCGAGTACACGGTCGAACGCACCGGCTACGGCGCCCACATGGTGCTGTTGCTGGACCGCAGCCGCAGCATGGACGACAGCTTCGCCGGGCGGACCTCCGGAGGGGGCGAGGAATCCAAGTCCGCCGCGGCCGAGCGCCTCCTGAGCGGTTTCGTCTCCGGCGGGCGCAACGATCGGGTCGGCGTCGCCGCCTTCAGCACCTCGCCGCTGTTCGTGCTGCCGCTGACCGACAACCGGCAAGCGGTGCTGGCGGCGGTCCACGCCATGAAGCTGCCGGGTCTGGCGCAGACGCATGTGAGCAAGGGGCTGGCGATGGCGCTTTCGTATTTCGGCGATGAACCCCCCGCGGGCTCGCGCATCATCCTGCTGGTGTCCGACGGCGCCGCCGAGGTGGACCCGGACAGCGAGCTGAAGCTGCGCCGCTGGTTCAAGGAGAAGGGCGTGCGGCTGTACTGGATCTTCCTGCGCACCGCCGGCAGCCACGGGATCTTCGAAGCGCCGGACAACCCGGAGGACGACAATGCCCAGGCGCGGCCGGAGCGCTATCTGCATCTTTTCTTCACTAGTCTGGGCATCCCCTACCGCGCCTATGAGGCGGAAGACGCCGACGCGCTGAAGCGCGCCATCGCCGACATCGACCGCGAGGAGCAGCGTCCCTTGCGCTATGCCGAGCGGGTGCCGCGGCGGGACCTGCAAGCCTATTGTTACCTCGCGGCGGCGCTGGCGCTGGCCTGGCTGGTGGCGGCGAAGGGCATGGAGGTGGCGCGGTGA
- a CDS encoding MxaK protein, which translates to MRGDWRVRIAAGLSLMLALSALLELRQWRKAEAANADIAALLAGHDIAPERLATASSSVLLARAVYFVRHERYGDALELLNLLESQGDAAFRADVYYNQGNLQLTQALDRLERSEIDQARVFAELGKEAYRRALLLAPGHWDAKYNLEVAMRLMPEMDRVSQADDEPPRAESKRLWTGLPGFPRGLP; encoded by the coding sequence GTGAGGGGGGATTGGCGCGTTCGGATCGCGGCCGGGCTGAGCCTGATGCTGGCCTTGTCGGCGCTGCTGGAGCTCAGGCAATGGCGCAAGGCCGAGGCGGCCAATGCCGATATCGCGGCGCTGCTGGCCGGGCACGACATCGCCCCGGAACGGTTGGCGACGGCCTCTTCTTCGGTCTTGTTGGCGCGCGCCGTGTATTTCGTGCGGCACGAGCGTTACGGCGATGCGCTGGAGCTGCTGAACCTGCTGGAATCCCAGGGCGATGCGGCCTTCCGCGCCGACGTGTATTACAACCAGGGCAATCTGCAGCTCACCCAGGCCCTGGACCGCCTCGAAAGATCGGAAATCGACCAGGCCCGGGTCTTCGCCGAACTGGGCAAGGAAGCCTACCGGCGGGCCCTGCTGCTGGCGCCCGGCCACTGGGACGCCAAATACAACCTGGAAGTGGCCATGCGCCTCATGCCCGAAATGGACCGGGTCAGCCAGGCCGATGACGAGCCGCCCAGGGCCGAATCCAAGCGGCTGTGGACCGGCCTGCCCGGATTCCCGCGAGGCTTGCCATGA
- a CDS encoding vWA domain-containing protein, whose product MSIWRQRVADPVFAGLIAALVLAVAACFPLRLTLERPVFSHIVVVDITRSMNVEDYRQGGRAVSRLAFVRQSLIRAAADLPCGSTLGLGVFTEREPALLFEPIETCTGFSAISAAIEQLDWRMAWAADSLIAAGLHNTLDLLGRGDADVVFVTDGHEAPPLNPRYRPDFAELRGKVRGLIVGVGGSGLSPIPKYDESGRRIGIYAEDEVPQRSSFGLSELPPEQIEGYHARNAPFGSEKAGGSEHLSQLEEAYLRQLAEAAGLGYHRLESPEGLARALTAPAWARRQRVAADVRWIPAALALAMLAGVYLRTLLLRLRFPTAN is encoded by the coding sequence ATGAGCATCTGGCGGCAGCGAGTTGCCGATCCGGTTTTCGCCGGCCTGATCGCGGCCCTCGTCCTGGCCGTGGCCGCCTGTTTCCCGCTCCGGCTGACGCTGGAGCGGCCGGTGTTCAGCCACATCGTCGTCGTCGACATCACCCGCAGCATGAACGTCGAGGACTACCGGCAGGGCGGGCGCGCCGTGTCGCGGCTGGCATTCGTCCGCCAAAGCCTGATCCGCGCCGCGGCGGACCTGCCCTGCGGGTCCACCCTGGGGCTGGGTGTCTTCACCGAACGCGAGCCGGCGCTGCTGTTCGAGCCGATCGAGACTTGTACCGGCTTTTCCGCCATCAGCGCGGCCATCGAACAGCTCGACTGGCGCATGGCCTGGGCCGCCGACAGCCTGATCGCCGCGGGTCTGCACAACACCCTGGATTTGCTGGGGCGCGGCGATGCGGACGTGGTCTTCGTCACCGACGGCCACGAGGCGCCGCCGCTCAATCCACGCTACCGGCCCGATTTCGCCGAGTTAAGAGGCAAGGTCCGGGGGCTGATCGTGGGGGTCGGGGGCTCGGGACTCTCGCCCATCCCCAAGTACGACGAGTCGGGCCGGCGCATAGGGATTTATGCCGAGGACGAAGTTCCCCAGCGCTCCAGCTTCGGCCTGTCGGAACTGCCGCCCGAGCAGATCGAGGGCTACCACGCCCGCAACGCCCCCTTCGGCAGCGAAAAGGCCGGCGGGAGCGAACACCTGTCCCAGCTCGAGGAGGCGTATTTGCGCCAGCTCGCCGAAGCCGCCGGCCTGGGCTACCACCGCCTGGAGTCGCCGGAAGGGCTGGCCCGCGCCCTCACGGCACCGGCATGGGCCCGTCGTCAGCGGGTCGCCGCCGACGTTCGCTGGATTCCCGCCGCCCTGGCACTCGCCATGCTGGCCGGGGTGTATCTGCGGACCCTGCTCCTACGGCTTCGATTTCCAACCGCAAACTAA